The proteins below are encoded in one region of Silene latifolia isolate original U9 population chromosome 2, ASM4854445v1, whole genome shotgun sequence:
- the LOC141644157 gene encoding cullin-3A → MSNQRKKPFQIEAFKHKVVVDPKYGDKTWKVLEHAIHEIYNHNSSNLSFEELYRNAYNMVLHKYGERLYSGLVATMTTHLKEISRSIEVAQGGSFLEELNRKWAEHNKALQMIRDILMYMDRTFVPSTHKTPVYELGLNLWRDHVIHSSNIQPRLLNTLLDLVLKERTGEVINRGLMRNIIKMFMDLGPSVYQEDFEKPFLEVSANFYHIESQQFIESCDCGDYLKKAERRLNEEIERVSHYLDVRSEEKITKVVEREMVANHMLRLVHMENSGLVNMLLDDKYEDLGRMYNLFRRVTNGSNTVRDVMTSHIRDTGKQLVTDPERVKDPVEFVQRLLDEKDKYDKIISLAFGNDKTFQNALNSSFEYFINLNPRSPEFISLFVDDKLRKSLKGVSEEDVEVVLDKVMMLFRYLQEKDVFEKYYKQHLAKRLLSGKTVSDDAERSLIVKLKTECGYQFTSKLEGMFTDMKTSEDTTQGFYSSHGAELGDGPTLAVQVLTTGSWPTQSSIPCNLPAELSVLCEKFRSYYLGTHTGRRLSWQTNMGTADIKATFGKGQKHELNVSTYQMCVLMLFNNADRLTYREIELATEIPTIELKRCLQSLALVKGKNVLRKEPMSKDIGENDSFLFNDKFSSKFYKVKIGTVVSQKESEPEKQETRQRVEEDRKPQIEAAVVRIMKSRKVLDHNNVIAEVTKQLQSRFLPNPVEIKKRIESLIEREFLERDSADRKLYRYLA, encoded by the coding sequence AAATGCTTACAATATGGTTCTCCACAAGTACGGTGAGAGATTGTATTCTGGACTTGTGGCAACCATGACTACACATCTGAAAGAAATCTCAAGGTCCATAGAAGTGGCTCAGGGAGGCTCTTTCCTTGAAGAGTTGAACAGAAAATGGGCTGAACATAACAAAGCTTTACAGATGATCCGGGATATACTGATGTACATGGACAGAACATTCGTTCCCAGCACTCACAAAACACCTGTGTATGAGCTCGGCCTGAACTTGTGGAGGGACCATGTTATCCATTCCAGCAATATCCAGCCAAGGCTCTTAAACACTCTTCTTGATTTAGTTTTAAAAGAGAGAACTGGGGAAGTTATAAATAGGGGGCTAATGAGGAACATAATCAAGATGTTTATGGATCTAGGTCCTTCTGTCTACCAAGAGGACTTTGAGAAGCCATTTCTCGAAGTTTCTGCTAACTTTTACCATATTGAATCTCAACAGTTCATTGAGAGCTGTGATTGCGGTGATTACTTGAAAAAGGCCGAGAGGCGGTTAAACGAAGAAATTGAAAGGGTTTCTCATTATCTGGACGTTAGGAGTGAAGAAAAGATAACTAAAGTGGTGGAGAGGGAGATGGTTGCTAACCACATGCTAAGGCTTGTTCACATGGAGAATTCAGGTCTGGTGAATATGCTTCTTGATGATAAGTATGAAGATCTTGGGCGAATGTATAACTTGTTTCGTCGGGTAACTAATGGTTCCAACACCGTCCGAGATGTGATGACGTCTCATATCAGAGACACCGGCAAGCAGCTTGTTACTGACCCAGAACGGGTGAAGGATCCTGTTGAATTTGTGCAGCGTCTACTAGACGAGAAAGATAAATATGATAAAATAATAAGTTTAGCATTTGGCAATGATAAGACATTCCAGAATGCTCTGAATTCTTCATTTGAGTACTTCATCAATTTGAATCCTCGTTCGCCCGAGTTTATATCTCTATTTGTGGATGATAAACTCCGTAAAAGTCTTAAGGGTGTTAGTGAAGAAGATGTGGAGGTTGTACTAGATAAAGTCATGATGTTGTTCAGATACTTGCAAGAAAAAGACGTTTTCGAGAAGTACTACAAACAGCATTTGGCCAAACGACTGTTATCAGGAAAAACTGTGTCCGATGATGCAGAGAGAAGCTTGATAGTCAAGCTCAAGACAGAGTGTGGCTATCAGTTTACTTCGAAGTTGGAGGGAATGTTCACTGACATGAAAACTTCTGAGGATACTACTCAAGGGTTTTATTCTAGCCATGGTGCAGAGTTAGGGGATGGGCCCACACTGGCTGTGCAGGTTTTAACAACCGGTTCTTGGCCTACACAATCAAGTATTCCTTGCAACCTGCCTGCTGAATTATCTGTACTTTGTGAAAAGTTCCGTTCGTATTACCTCGGGACACACACCGGAAGAAGATTGTCGTGGCAAACTAACATGGGCACTGCCGATATTAAAGCAACTTTCGGTAAGGGTCAGAAGCATGAACTAAATGTCTCTACCTATCAAATGTGTGTCTTAATGCTCTTTAATAATGCCGATAGACTTACGTATCGGGAAATCGAGCTAGCTACTGAGATTCCTACCATAGAGCTTAAGAGATGTTTGCAGTCTTTGGCTCTTGTTAAGGGTAAGAATGTTCTTCGGAAAGAGCCCATGAGCAAAGATATTGGTGAGAATGATTCCTTCTTGTTCAACGACAAGTTCTCAAGCAAATTCTATAAGGTCAAGATAGGAACAGTTGTATCACAGAAAGAGTCGGAGCCTGAGAAACAGGAGACAAGACAACGGGTGGAGGAGGATAGAAAACCACAGATAGAAGCTGCTGTGGTAAGGATAATGAAGTCGAGGAAAGTTTTAGATCATAATAATGTTATTGCAGAAGTCACAAAGCAATTGCAGTCTCGTTTCTTGCCAAACCCAGTGGAGATTAAGAAGCGTATTGAGTCCCTCATCGAACGGGAGTTCTTGGAAAGGGATAGTGCTGATAGGAAGTTGTATCGTTACCTCGCGTAA